CCAGCCAACTTCGGGTCACGCTGTCCGTTCTTCCCGCGATAATGCTCTCGTACGGTTCGACGAGACAGCGTCGTGAGGAGATGGCGTGACCGAGGCATCCGACCCTCTGTTGCTCGGGCAGCGCGTGGTCGCCATCCTCGAGACCGGCCTGCGCACCGCCACCTACAAGCTCGCGACGTTGATGGCGTTGATCGAGCACTGTGTCGAAAACCTGCCCGCCGACCCCGCGGACACGCTCGCCGTGCCGATTCCCGCGCTGGCACATCGTGTGCTGGAGCTTTACTGGCAGCAGGTTCGGCCCTTCGATGGGCATGAGTTGCGTCAGTCCACCCAGCCGAAGGCGCGGATCCTCGCTGCCACGAAGGCCCTACGTGATGCTGCGGCGACGCGGCGTGGCGGGCTGTCCGTCGACATCGCACGGCTACGTGCTCCTGACGCCTATGACCGCGCGATCGACGACATCACGCTGTGTCTGGCGCAGCAGCCCCTGCACCGGATGCAAAAGCTGCCGGGTGCAGCGAGCAGCGACGCGTTCCTCTACGACGACTCGTTTCTGCATGACCAGGTCAGTCGCAAAACGTTGCGGGAGCACGGGGATGCGATCGTTCTCAAACCTGGCGTCGCGCATGGTCTGGCACGGTTAGCGGGACTGCTGAAGCCGGCGTTAGAGATCATGTGGGTCGAGGACGTGCGGCGGATGAACCGATTCCTCGACGCCGACGTGCCCGATGTCGCCGGCCACCTGTTCGGCCGTGAACGCACCGCACTCGCCGCGGTGCGCGAGCCGTTCAAGGAAGCCTTTGGCCCACACTGCTTTTACTGCGGGACTCATCTACCCGCAGACAACCCGATCGACCACGCGCTGCCCTGGTCTTTGGTCGGGATCGACGGTCTGGCCAACCTGGTCCTGGCATGTGCGCGCTGCAACAGCGACAAGGGTGGCGCGTTGCCCGCGGTGGCGATCGTTGATCGTGTACTGGGGCGGGATGTAGCAGTGCTCGAGGAGATTGCATCAACCCTGCAATGGCCGACCCAGCATCCACGGGTCGTCGCCGCGGCTCGCGGAATCTACCGCGGACAGCCAGTTGGGGTGCCCACCTGGGCGGGCTACCGCCGCAGCGAGCGGCTTGATATCAGCTTCCCGCCCTGGTGGGCTGACCGGTAAGACGTTCGCTTGTCGAAACGTCAAACCAAAGTGAGGCGCTTGGCTTCCACCTCAATTTCGAGAGCAGCGTCGAGCTGCCACGGCCTCGCCCATTCGAGGAGAAGATCGTCCCAGGATGGCGCCGCGGCCGTCGCGCGTCGACGCTGGTCCTGGAGCGCACTCCAGCCCAAAGTGGCGATTCGCATCAGAACGGGGACATTGATGTGTCGCACCGCGAAGGCCGGATTCTCGGTCAGAAGGAGGACCGCGGTCGACTTGCCAAGGGCCACGGCGCCGACGAGCCCATGTCCGGCGAGGAGCATCTCGGTCTGCAATGTACGCTCGGCTGCAGTCAGTTGTAGAGTGCCGCGGGTCTGGTACGCACGCGCCAATATGTGGGTGCGGATGATCGCCTCAGTGCTGAGCACCGACAGTGTCGGTGTCAGCATCCCCGACCGAACATTGAGCCCCTGACCGAGTGGTCGCGGTCCTTCGTAGGCTGCGTAGGCGAACTCGCGTACCCATTGGTTGTCCAACTCGTTCAGCTTGCTGAACCCCGGTATCGGCAGGCTCATCGGGGTAACGATGTCGGCAGCCAGATGCTTCGCCCACAGGATCATGGCTTCCGGCCAGCTGTCCACCGTGCGCGCCAGGTGGATAACGACACCTCGACGGACATCTCGTTCCCGTGCGGCCATGCCGTTGCACGAAAGACTCCTTCGCGGATCTGACGGAGCGCTTCGAGGGGCCGAGCTAGATCATGCCCGGCAGACTTCACCCGATGCCCGGGGCCACCCACGCCGATTCCGGTGTAATCGATCGGCAGGCGCCGGCCGTCAGCTTCCCATCCCTTGATCAAGTTCGATTGTTTCAACTTACCGAGGCTGTCGGACACGAGACCGTCGAGTTGTGTGTCGAAAAGGGTTGCTGCGGCGCCGACCACGCCGGCCAGGCCGAGCACCATGAAGTCGTCACGTGCCCACGGCAGCCGCTGCGAATCAAGCCAGCTTTCGTAGCGCTCCTGTTGTGCTGGCGTCAGGGCGGAGTACAGATCGACGTCCTCCCACCCGTGCTGGAGACGGAGGGCGTCGTTGGCATCGGTGAGCTCGCTGTACGTCATTGCCGGATCGAACGTCACCGCCGGCAGTGCAGGGCTTTCATCGTCGGCAAGTGCCGCGTCAAGGCTGCGTTCAATCTCGTCCAGGATCCGATGTTGGGAATCAAGATTGCGGTAGATCGACTCATCCATCAGCGGGCTCTTTCGCGTGGCGCGGTTGGCAGCGCCTTCTGTTCGGCAATGTGGTCCAGAGCGGCCTGTAGGGCGATCTCGGCCAGCTGCGTTCGTTCACGTTCTTCGATCAATTGTCGCCGGAGCTCTCGGTTTTCGTTGCTCAGCAGGGCGTTCAGTCGACGCATCTCCTGCAGTTTGTTGACCAGTTCCTGTTGCTTCTCGGCGACAACTGCCAACCGTTCTTGCAGGCTCTGCACAACGCGTTTGGCCTTTTCTTCGTCGTGTTCTGCCTCGATGACGACGAGCCGAGTCATGAGCTCGGCTCGGACGGCACTCCGGACAACGTCCGCGTTGTACGACTTCAACCACACGACCGCCGAAGTCAAAGTGTCGCCCAACCCTCCAGGCAGCCTTCCAAGCGCAGATGCCGTCGTCTCTCCGACGTTGGTGGAGCGGCGGCGGACTTCGCGTAGCGCAGTACCGCACTCGCGTTCGATGGCTTGGACGTCACGACTCTGGAGGCCCGTCATGGTCTCCGCGAATGTGCTCAACTGTTCCTCGCGCTGCCGCGTGTTCCACGCACCCTTGCCGGACCACGGGTCGAACAGGGTCGTGTCGATCAGAACCATGAGTGACCGCGGTCGCGATGCGATATGCGCACCGAGTCCGCCGGCCTCCGCCACCAACGCGGCGTGTACGTCGTGGCGACTGGCCAGGTCCACTCGACTCCGGAAGTCGTTCACCCATGCCGGCACAGCAGACGGCAGATTACGCAACTGATGTATTGCCCCGAGGACTTCGGCATCTCTGTCTCGACACTTGGCCTCGATCTTGGAGGCCGAAGACTCCGCGGCGATGTCGGCGTCCATCATCGCCAGACGAAAAGCCGTAAGTACCAGCGCTTCATCCGGAGCGAGCTCGAGCGCCTCGGAAAGCGCCGACTCCTGCCTGTCATCGGCCACTGATGGCCTCCCCTTCTTGCGACCTCCAGCAGTGTATGGATGCCATCTCGCAGACAGGATCCGGCATTGGGTCGACAGCCGGTAAGGGCTCACGCCTGAAACTGTCACACCTCCGCTCCCCCGCACACGTCCCGCACCTGGCAAACCAAACTCCGCACCTCGGCCACCGACGGCTGAAGCTCATACGCGTGGTGATGCACCGCCCTACTCAGTCCGTGCCATACCCGCTTGGCCTTCTCACCGAGCGGCTCCCCGCGGAGCGCTCCCAGCACCACTAACTTTGAACTGGTAGTAGGTGACCGATCGGTGTCGGCATGCACAGCCCAGGAACGGCTGATCTCGTCGAGCCAGTCTTCGAACGCGCGACGCGCCAACAGAGCCGCTGTACGAGGGCCACGCACGCCGAGGTTCACCGTGCCGTCAAGCACCTGATCGGCGAAATCCAACAACGCCGATCGGTCGGTCATGATGAGAGCTTCATCAGGTCACCAACTGCAAGTCGAGTCGCCTGCACCGCGTCGCGGTAGTTCACAACACCGTTATGGGCACCCGATGCCGCCACTTTCAGCGCGTGCCGCCGCGCTGACCCGCCGAACAGCCATCTATCCAGAGCAGTCTCGTTATCTGGATCCACCGCTAGGCCAAGGCGCCGCTTGGTCAACCGCGCTGTCTCCCAACGCTGTTCA
This genomic window from Mycolicibacterium goodii contains:
- a CDS encoding HNH endonuclease, producing the protein MTEASDPLLLGQRVVAILETGLRTATYKLATLMALIEHCVENLPADPADTLAVPIPALAHRVLELYWQQVRPFDGHELRQSTQPKARILAATKALRDAAATRRGGLSVDIARLRAPDAYDRAIDDITLCLAQQPLHRMQKLPGAASSDAFLYDDSFLHDQVSRKTLREHGDAIVLKPGVAHGLARLAGLLKPALEIMWVEDVRRMNRFLDADVPDVAGHLFGRERTALAAVREPFKEAFGPHCFYCGTHLPADNPIDHALPWSLVGIDGLANLVLACARCNSDKGGALPAVAIVDRVLGRDVAVLEEIASTLQWPTQHPRVVAAARGIYRGQPVGVPTWAGYRRSERLDISFPPWWADR